The following are encoded in a window of Brevibacillus sp. DP1.3A genomic DNA:
- a CDS encoding DUF2621 domain-containing protein, with amino-acid sequence MSEMSTGFSLFIVGWTIVLVSLMAIGGYFMFRKFLKSMPKQDGKSDLDWQDHYIDQTRSLWTDEGLTLLNELVDPVPQLFRDVARRSIAAKIGQIALEEKATTITTDLIVKGYIVATPKRDHKWLIAHLQSKEIDYTPYEKYLNAEG; translated from the coding sequence ATGAGTGAAATGTCTACAGGGTTTTCCCTGTTTATCGTTGGTTGGACCATCGTTCTCGTAAGTCTTATGGCCATTGGCGGGTATTTCATGTTCCGCAAATTTCTCAAGTCCATGCCCAAGCAAGACGGAAAATCCGACTTGGATTGGCAAGATCATTACATTGATCAGACACGTTCACTCTGGACAGATGAGGGTCTGACCTTGCTCAATGAATTAGTTGATCCTGTGCCACAGTTGTTTCGTGATGTTGCGAGACGTTCTATTGCAGCGAAAATCGGCCAGATCGCGCTGGAAGAGAAAGCAACCACCATTACAACAGATTTGATTGTAAAGGGGTACATCGTAGCAACCCCCAAGCGTGACCACAAATGGCTCATTGCCCACCTGCAATCCAAAGAAATCGACTACACTCCCTATGAAAAATATTTGAATGCCGAAGGATAA
- a CDS encoding DUF502 domain-containing protein gives MKRFIRYFLEGLLFVIPLAVTIYILYWIFTTVDNWFYLLVHKWFNLQIPGLGFLLTILGITIVGFLASNVLTRGLLSLVSTVFEKVPFIKLIYTSIKDLIGAFVGEKKSFDKPVLVTLSKDGNAKAMGFITKESLDSFGLTDHVAVYLPQSYNFAGNLLLFPSDQVQLLDTESSEVMAFLVSGGVSGGPQNVNKKSSDA, from the coding sequence ATGAAGCGTTTCATTCGCTATTTTTTAGAGGGGCTATTGTTTGTCATTCCTTTGGCAGTGACGATTTATATTTTGTACTGGATTTTCACGACTGTGGATAATTGGTTCTACCTGCTGGTCCACAAGTGGTTTAATCTCCAAATTCCAGGACTAGGCTTCCTCTTGACCATACTCGGCATCACGATTGTAGGTTTCCTTGCATCTAATGTGCTGACACGCGGACTACTTTCGCTCGTGTCCACTGTTTTCGAGAAAGTGCCGTTTATCAAACTCATTTATACATCCATCAAGGATTTGATCGGAGCGTTTGTAGGGGAGAAGAAGAGCTTCGACAAGCCGGTGCTCGTGACGCTATCCAAGGATGGAAATGCGAAGGCAATGGGGTTTATTACAAAGGAAAGCCTCGATTCTTTCGGTCTGACAGACCATGTAGCGGTCTATCTGCCCCAGTCGTACAATTTTGCAGGAAATCTCCTGTTGTTCCCGAGCGATCAGGTACAGCTGCTTGATACGGAAAGCTCAGAAGTCATGGCATTCCTGGTATCAGGTGGAGTATCCGGAGGGCCGCAAAACGTAAACAAAAAAAGCAGCGATGCGTAA
- a CDS encoding sulfurtransferase has translation MQALVTPQWLKDHLNDENLVIVDCRFALSASEAGAEEYTKDHIPGALYFHLNRDLSGSKSEHGGRHPLPDTDLLAAHFSNAGIDATTTVIAYDDQEMAMAGRLWWLLRYLGHDQVAVLDGGYAAWKKAGYEITAEVPTVQAREFVPHVRHDMLVDIEGVKKRSEHTVLLDSRAPERYRGENEPIDAKAGHIPGAHNFFYKDNLAGDQTMLPADELQKRLAPYADKELIVYCGSGVTACSNLLAFHAAGRSDVKLYLGSWSDWSSYPDNPVATGEE, from the coding sequence ATGCAAGCACTTGTCACACCTCAATGGCTCAAGGATCATCTGAACGATGAAAATTTGGTGATCGTCGATTGTCGTTTTGCTTTAAGTGCTTCTGAAGCAGGTGCAGAGGAATACACGAAGGACCATATTCCGGGAGCCCTCTACTTTCATCTGAACCGTGACCTTTCTGGCTCCAAAAGCGAGCATGGTGGGCGTCATCCTCTACCAGACACGGATCTGCTGGCTGCCCATTTTTCAAATGCGGGAATCGATGCCACCACGACTGTCATCGCCTACGATGATCAGGAAATGGCGATGGCAGGACGTCTATGGTGGCTACTGCGATACCTTGGTCACGATCAGGTAGCTGTACTCGATGGCGGATACGCTGCTTGGAAAAAGGCTGGCTATGAGATTACAGCAGAAGTACCTACTGTACAAGCTCGAGAGTTCGTCCCTCATGTCCGCCACGACATGCTGGTTGACATAGAAGGTGTCAAAAAACGCAGCGAGCACACTGTATTGCTCGATTCTCGTGCGCCAGAACGCTACCGCGGCGAGAACGAACCAATCGACGCAAAAGCAGGTCACATTCCCGGGGCGCATAATTTCTTTTATAAGGACAACCTCGCTGGTGATCAGACGATGCTTCCGGCAGACGAGCTGCAAAAGCGTCTCGCCCCTTACGCTGATAAAGAATTGATTGTCTATTGCGGCTCAGGCGTGACGGCTTGCTCCAATTTGCTCGCTTTCCATGCTGCTGGTCGATCAGATGTGAAATTGTATCTGGGCAGCTGGAGTGACTGGAGCTCGTATCCAGATAATCCAGTAGCTACCGGCGAAGAGTAA
- a CDS encoding P-loop NTPase fold protein has translation MAEPVDAYSSDAPIKHPDSDVFKRWPFAQRVAQVIATRRDRSSIVIGINGAWGEGKTSVLNFIQHELSQHPHVVCIKFNPWRFGDEEQLLKGFFFDLASSIDRSLSTSVEKVGDLIKRFGKPFASLTGHGEAVENLGNMLSSADLENFRERIEKILDEQEQRVVILVDDIDRLEKSEIHAIFRLVKLTADFKNTAYVLAFDHEMVAAALQDRYGSGQQNAGKAFLEKIIQVPLQLPAVDKVSLRKYCFSGVDEALSQAGIVLKEDEVQLFVRNFTYGLEARLSTPRQAKLYGNILTFSLPILKGEVNNVDIMLIEGVRVFYPKLYDVIRRNTSLFLSVSRDYGYGHRNEEQKEKVKQLISSSLVGFSNDDVNSVQELLSYLFPRLQSIYSNTHYGSEWENSWAAEKRICSKSYATRYFSYTVPHDDISDQQLEEFISKINKMSIDEVTLGIAQIVNHRNAEAVISKLRQQASDIPVETSIKLAHALVVSAQLYPNPEALFSFSTPFSRSAMLVGDLVSNIDKKDARLSLAIELVLSAEPLTFGLECLRWFIREKEDSPNPRGFTSEDLDVIGKRLARRIGDYKGGPATLINEFHSKVTPLFNIWRTYGDEGEVNTKFLIWFEENLENVTKFLLCYVPTAWEMESGLSHKADFEINQYQAVSQVIDPEIIIASLKRIYNDLLFVEQYPRFTDTPLELKTAQQFVWLHKNSQQMSENTEEEEFLIEEDN, from the coding sequence ATGGCTGAGCCAGTAGATGCTTATTCATCTGATGCACCGATTAAACATCCAGATAGTGATGTATTTAAAAGATGGCCATTTGCTCAACGGGTTGCTCAAGTCATAGCAACAAGAAGGGATAGAAGCAGTATCGTAATTGGTATCAATGGTGCGTGGGGGGAGGGAAAGACATCTGTATTAAATTTTATACAACACGAATTAAGCCAGCATCCGCATGTTGTTTGTATTAAATTTAACCCTTGGAGATTTGGAGACGAAGAACAATTGCTGAAAGGATTCTTCTTTGATTTGGCAAGCAGCATTGATAGATCATTGTCAACATCCGTTGAAAAAGTCGGCGATCTGATAAAGCGCTTTGGAAAGCCATTTGCCTCGCTGACTGGACATGGAGAAGCTGTAGAGAATTTAGGTAATATGTTGAGTTCTGCTGATCTAGAGAATTTTCGAGAGAGAATTGAAAAGATTTTGGATGAGCAAGAACAGCGAGTAGTAATTCTTGTTGACGATATTGACAGGCTAGAAAAAAGTGAAATCCATGCAATATTCCGTTTGGTAAAACTTACTGCAGACTTTAAGAATACGGCTTATGTTCTAGCATTTGATCATGAGATGGTGGCAGCGGCACTGCAAGACCGTTATGGCTCTGGACAACAAAATGCTGGAAAAGCATTCTTGGAGAAAATAATACAAGTTCCCTTACAATTACCAGCAGTTGATAAGGTTTCATTACGTAAATACTGTTTTTCTGGCGTTGACGAAGCGTTATCACAAGCTGGTATTGTTTTAAAGGAAGATGAGGTTCAGTTATTTGTACGAAATTTTACATATGGGTTAGAGGCAAGATTGAGCACTCCAAGACAGGCAAAACTATACGGTAATATACTTACATTTTCTCTCCCGATACTGAAAGGTGAGGTCAATAACGTAGATATAATGCTAATTGAAGGTGTGAGAGTGTTTTATCCAAAGTTGTATGATGTTATTCGCCGAAACACTTCTCTCTTTTTAAGTGTGAGTAGGGATTACGGGTACGGACATAGAAACGAAGAACAGAAAGAAAAAGTTAAGCAACTTATCTCGAGTTCTTTGGTTGGTTTTTCTAACGATGATGTGAATTCAGTGCAAGAATTACTTTCATATTTATTTCCTCGATTACAGTCTATATATAGTAATACTCATTACGGTTCAGAGTGGGAAAATTCGTGGGCAGCGGAAAAAAGAATATGCTCAAAGTCTTATGCAACTCGGTATTTTTCTTATACTGTTCCCCATGATGATATTTCCGACCAGCAACTGGAGGAGTTTATTAGTAAAATAAATAAGATGAGTATAGATGAAGTTACACTCGGTATTGCTCAAATAGTCAATCACAGAAATGCAGAAGCAGTAATATCCAAGTTACGTCAACAAGCCTCGGACATCCCAGTGGAAACTTCAATAAAGTTAGCGCATGCTCTGGTTGTTTCCGCTCAACTATATCCCAATCCAGAAGCATTGTTTAGTTTTTCAACACCTTTTTCACGCTCCGCGATGCTAGTCGGTGATCTCGTTTCCAATATTGATAAAAAAGATGCTCGTCTATCTTTGGCTATCGAACTTGTTCTTTCTGCAGAACCCCTTACATTTGGTTTAGAATGCCTAAGGTGGTTTATCCGAGAAAAGGAAGATAGTCCAAATCCACGAGGTTTTACTTCAGAAGACCTAGACGTGATTGGAAAAAGACTTGCAAGGCGAATTGGTGATTACAAAGGCGGGCCTGCTACGTTAATAAATGAATTCCATTCTAAAGTTACTCCTCTTTTCAATATATGGAGGACGTATGGAGATGAAGGAGAGGTTAACACTAAGTTTCTTATCTGGTTTGAAGAGAATCTGGAAAACGTAACTAAATTCTTATTATGTTATGTGCCAACTGCTTGGGAGATGGAAAGTGGATTGTCCCACAAGGCTGATTTTGAAATTAATCAATATCAAGCAGTATCACAGGTAATTGATCCAGAGATAATTATTGCTTCACTTAAAAGAATATACAACGACTTGCTATTCGTTGAGCAGTATCCCAGATTTACCGATACTCCTTTAGAACTTAAAACAGCACAGCAGTTTGTGTGGCTCCATAAAAATTCTCAACAAATGAGTGAAAATACAGAGGAGGAAGAATTTTTAATTGAAGAAGATAATTAA
- a CDS encoding helix-turn-helix domain-containing protein — protein MKQNEEYEPRRHMSLHEVRAYMICNFDRPLNVTTLAAMANLSPSYFGDSFKKAYGQSVMDYVTSLRINHAKRLLRETDMKLRDIAKTIGYSDEFYFSRKFKKEVGVSPSAYERASEPKVAVFSPSLLGHLMVLGILPVAAPLDAKWTPYYYQQFQQRIAVHLKAVETPWNDDDQEMMLLAAKPDVVISHIELPETTRLRLSAHGIDVLTLQSSGWREQLREVANYTGKETACDSWIAFYEAKAAAVRADLQSVLKQDKFAIIRLYRDGIHLYNNKGMKELLYDDLQLSLVEKEMKPCNQPITLEQLASLDPERILLFVCLDESTRLSWLTLQHHSLWRELRAVQNGYLYSLPSNPWYEYSPVAMNRMLDEMVLMVTGKSPNAIQGVVHGAPFSREL, from the coding sequence ATGAAGCAAAATGAAGAATACGAGCCTAGACGTCATATGTCACTCCACGAGGTTCGTGCCTATATGATCTGTAACTTCGATCGTCCGTTAAACGTAACTACTTTGGCAGCGATGGCGAACTTAAGTCCGAGCTATTTTGGCGATTCGTTCAAAAAGGCTTACGGACAAAGTGTCATGGACTATGTAACGAGTCTGCGTATTAATCACGCCAAACGATTGTTACGCGAGACGGATATGAAGCTGCGGGATATTGCGAAAACAATCGGGTATAGCGATGAGTTTTACTTTAGTCGGAAGTTTAAAAAGGAAGTGGGAGTGTCCCCATCCGCGTATGAAAGAGCTTCCGAGCCCAAAGTTGCCGTCTTCTCCCCTTCCCTGCTGGGTCATCTAATGGTATTAGGAATTTTACCAGTCGCTGCTCCTTTGGATGCGAAGTGGACCCCCTATTACTATCAGCAGTTTCAGCAACGAATTGCGGTTCATCTAAAAGCGGTCGAAACACCATGGAACGATGACGATCAGGAAATGATGCTTCTGGCTGCCAAACCGGACGTTGTCATTAGCCACATAGAACTTCCCGAAACTACTAGGCTACGCTTATCCGCACATGGCATAGACGTCTTGACCCTCCAATCTTCTGGCTGGAGAGAGCAATTACGTGAAGTGGCCAACTACACGGGCAAAGAAACTGCTTGTGACTCCTGGATCGCTTTTTATGAAGCGAAGGCTGCTGCCGTTCGCGCAGACCTGCAGTCCGTGCTCAAGCAAGATAAATTTGCGATCATTCGACTTTATCGGGATGGCATCCATCTCTACAACAACAAAGGAATGAAGGAGCTTCTGTACGATGATTTGCAGCTTTCTCTTGTGGAAAAGGAAATGAAACCTTGCAATCAGCCCATCACGCTCGAGCAGCTTGCGAGCTTAGACCCAGAGCGAATCCTGTTGTTCGTTTGTCTGGATGAGTCGACACGTCTAAGCTGGCTGACGCTGCAGCATCATTCACTTTGGAGAGAACTTCGCGCTGTACAAAATGGATACCTCTACTCCTTGCCTTCTAATCCGTGGTACGAGTATTCACCGGTTGCCATGAACCGAATGCTGGATGAAATGGTGCTGATGGTAACGGGGAAAAGTCCAAATGCAATTCAAGGTGTTGTCCATGGAGCCCCTTTCTCGCGTGAATTATAA
- a CDS encoding ABC transporter substrate-binding protein, whose protein sequence is MTKKTSLALMLTTTMLVAGLAAGCGNNASNESVTQKVDSSATGSAEGSAKSSSDQPAYPRILKDEMGNEVTLPAAPTKIFAPNLEDTLVALGVAPVVQWSTGSRPKMYLQDKLKDVPSITFAGGLPPEPEAVMAHEPDLILLHNANHIESGVYDKYKMIAPTYVFKQANADLESSVRVVGDLLGKSAEAEEALQKYKEHVDSAKKVLASHIQGKKAAIIRFNGRGMFFIKYDFFSGYVLTNEIGFLPSQVVSGGDINLSLESLPDLDADYIFLINDAGTGDAFEKDLTESPVWKSMEAVKNGRTFKVEGDHWLSGGLIAHMKVIDDVKGLIAK, encoded by the coding sequence ATGACAAAGAAAACTAGCCTTGCGCTAATGCTGACCACGACGATGCTCGTTGCTGGACTTGCAGCAGGCTGCGGGAACAATGCAAGCAATGAGTCTGTGACGCAGAAGGTCGATTCGTCCGCGACTGGGAGTGCCGAAGGATCGGCAAAGAGCTCTTCTGACCAACCTGCCTACCCGCGAATACTAAAAGATGAAATGGGTAACGAGGTGACATTGCCTGCCGCACCTACCAAAATATTCGCTCCCAATCTGGAAGATACTTTGGTCGCACTAGGCGTTGCTCCGGTCGTGCAGTGGTCAACTGGCTCAAGACCAAAAATGTATTTGCAAGATAAGCTAAAAGATGTGCCGTCCATTACCTTCGCAGGTGGGTTGCCTCCAGAGCCGGAAGCGGTTATGGCCCATGAGCCAGATCTCATCCTCTTGCACAATGCCAACCATATCGAAAGCGGCGTGTACGATAAATATAAGATGATTGCTCCGACGTATGTGTTCAAGCAAGCAAATGCTGATCTTGAATCTTCCGTACGCGTGGTTGGCGATCTGTTGGGCAAGTCGGCGGAAGCTGAAGAAGCTTTGCAGAAATATAAGGAGCATGTCGATTCAGCCAAAAAGGTGCTGGCCTCTCATATCCAAGGCAAAAAAGCAGCGATTATTCGCTTCAATGGCAGAGGGATGTTCTTCATCAAGTACGATTTCTTCAGTGGATACGTACTTACCAATGAGATAGGCTTTTTGCCGAGCCAAGTTGTATCCGGCGGTGACATTAATTTATCACTAGAGAGCTTACCTGATTTGGATGCGGACTATATTTTCCTCATCAATGACGCTGGTACGGGGGATGCATTCGAGAAGGATTTGACTGAGAGTCCTGTTTGGAAAAGCATGGAGGCTGTGAAGAACGGTCGTACGTTTAAAGTAGAGGGAGATCACTGGTTAAGTGGCGGCCTGATCGCACATATGAAAGTCATTGACGATGTGAAAGGATTGATTGCAAAATGA
- a CDS encoding alpha/beta hydrolase — protein MRIIEKNGYSPRNCVEWTLQSSQGRDYRIMIAIPEAEAPPEGYAVIYAVDGDAMFGTIAETVKVQTRKPKGFNSAIVVGIGYPSRLPFDMDRRCYDLTMPVDAATLPDRPNGQPWPEHGGVDRFLDFLEQQLMPAISSEWQVNPNKQAIFGHSLGGHFTLYTMFSRPKLFSHVVSGSPSVWWGNDEVLREQERFIAQWKGDHELKLLVIVGGDELSFMVEGAQRVVERMEPLATKGVQVSYIKFEDEGHVSVLPSAINRLVRFVLTD, from the coding sequence ATGAGAATCATAGAGAAAAATGGCTACTCCCCTCGTAATTGTGTAGAGTGGACACTGCAATCAAGCCAAGGTCGTGACTATCGGATTATGATTGCGATACCAGAAGCTGAGGCCCCTCCTGAAGGGTATGCGGTTATTTATGCCGTTGATGGCGATGCGATGTTTGGAACGATTGCCGAGACAGTGAAGGTGCAAACCCGTAAGCCCAAGGGCTTCAACTCAGCCATTGTTGTAGGAATCGGCTATCCATCACGTCTGCCATTTGACATGGACCGTCGTTGTTACGATCTGACCATGCCTGTGGACGCAGCTACGCTTCCTGACCGACCAAATGGGCAGCCTTGGCCAGAGCATGGTGGAGTTGATCGGTTCCTCGATTTCCTTGAACAACAGCTGATGCCAGCTATTTCTTCCGAGTGGCAAGTAAATCCGAACAAACAGGCGATTTTCGGCCACTCCTTGGGTGGACATTTCACACTGTATACGATGTTCTCGCGTCCGAAGCTCTTTTCTCACGTCGTATCAGGCAGCCCTTCCGTCTGGTGGGGCAACGACGAGGTATTGAGGGAGCAAGAGCGCTTCATCGCCCAATGGAAAGGGGATCACGAACTAAAGCTTCTTGTCATTGTTGGCGGTGATGAGCTCTCCTTCATGGTCGAGGGTGCACAACGGGTCGTCGAGCGCATGGAACCACTCGCTACCAAAGGTGTTCAAGTGAGCTACATCAAATTCGAAGATGAGGGCCACGTAAGCGTGCTGCCTTCCGCGATTAATAGACTTGTGCGGTTTGTGCTTACGGATTAG
- a CDS encoding DUF817 domain-containing protein translates to MIRYIRLLLHFGYQEAMSCLFPVFIFASLALSKFVTIPGLPRYDLLLLLCLLFQIFMVKSGLESRDELKVITVFHVIGLCLEIFKVHMGSWSYPEDAYSKVFGVPLYSGFMYASVASYLCQAWRRLEVTLSGWPNQIIATILGAMIYLNFFTHHYIWDLRWVLMAAIFIVFWKTRVYFSVANERFFMPIPLGYFLIGFFIWIAENIATFLGAWNYPNQKAGWELVHLSKISSWFLLVIVSFIIVAELKHVKSRRSQSHDSKKHI, encoded by the coding sequence ATGATACGATATATTCGTTTATTGCTTCATTTCGGCTATCAAGAAGCCATGTCTTGCTTGTTTCCAGTCTTTATTTTTGCTTCGCTCGCCTTATCCAAGTTCGTCACCATTCCTGGTTTGCCGAGGTATGACCTCCTGCTTTTGCTCTGCCTACTCTTCCAAATCTTCATGGTGAAAAGTGGCTTGGAGTCTCGGGACGAATTGAAGGTCATCACGGTCTTTCACGTGATCGGGCTGTGCTTGGAAATATTCAAGGTGCATATGGGATCTTGGAGCTATCCTGAGGATGCGTACAGCAAGGTGTTTGGCGTTCCTCTTTACAGTGGGTTCATGTACGCCAGTGTCGCGAGCTACTTATGTCAAGCGTGGCGCCGACTTGAGGTCACTCTCTCTGGCTGGCCGAATCAGATTATCGCCACAATTTTGGGCGCAATGATCTATTTGAACTTTTTCACCCACCATTATATTTGGGATTTGCGTTGGGTGCTGATGGCAGCTATTTTCATTGTCTTCTGGAAAACACGTGTTTATTTTAGCGTCGCGAACGAGCGATTTTTCATGCCCATCCCTCTTGGTTACTTTTTGATCGGTTTTTTCATTTGGATTGCGGAAAATATAGCGACGTTCCTCGGCGCTTGGAATTATCCGAATCAAAAAGCAGGCTGGGAGCTCGTGCATCTCAGTAAAATCAGCTCGTGGTTTTTACTTGTTATCGTGAGCTTTATTATCGTGGCGGAATTGAAACACGTAAAATCCAGAAGATCCCAGTCCCATGATAGCAAGAAACACATATAA
- a CDS encoding ABC transporter substrate-binding protein: MKKTAKLLIASVVLASLVTIVSACSGQPNTANPGTQTGDSQTATPSAEAPRVLKDAMGNEVTVPAQPQRVIASYLEDHLVALGVKPVAQWSVGNSEVQGYLQKELAGIPAIPYDLPPEVVMSHSPDLIILDSATLIQGDKYSQYEKIAPTYTIGKEKNSDWRKELLTVGEVLNKGEEAKKVLADYETFAAESKQKLQQAIGEKSAAALWMTGKNVYVARQDLSSGDVLYKDLGFKAPTIVQEISKSGEANWNAISMEKLAELDAEYLFIVNSNPTAVEQLQKDPVWANIPAVKNGNAYTFAKDSSWLYTGVIANRQMIENVLGNVMK, translated from the coding sequence ATGAAGAAAACAGCCAAACTTTTGATAGCCAGTGTCGTATTGGCAAGCCTAGTTACAATCGTGAGTGCTTGCTCTGGCCAGCCGAATACTGCGAATCCAGGGACACAAACTGGCGATAGTCAAACGGCGACACCATCAGCTGAAGCTCCACGGGTATTGAAGGATGCGATGGGAAATGAAGTAACAGTCCCAGCCCAACCGCAGCGCGTGATTGCTTCTTATTTGGAGGATCATTTAGTCGCATTGGGAGTGAAGCCGGTTGCCCAATGGTCAGTAGGGAACAGCGAGGTACAAGGCTACCTGCAAAAGGAGCTGGCGGGTATTCCAGCGATTCCTTATGATCTGCCACCAGAAGTCGTGATGAGCCATAGTCCTGACCTGATTATTTTGGATAGCGCGACCTTGATCCAAGGCGACAAGTATAGTCAGTACGAAAAAATTGCGCCAACCTATACAATCGGAAAAGAAAAGAACAGCGATTGGCGTAAAGAGCTCCTGACAGTAGGGGAAGTTCTCAACAAGGGAGAAGAAGCGAAGAAAGTGCTGGCAGATTATGAGACATTTGCAGCCGAGTCCAAACAAAAGTTGCAGCAAGCGATTGGGGAAAAATCAGCGGCAGCACTGTGGATGACGGGGAAAAATGTGTACGTAGCACGTCAGGACTTGTCTAGCGGTGATGTGCTCTACAAGGACCTCGGGTTTAAGGCTCCTACCATCGTTCAGGAAATCTCCAAGTCAGGAGAAGCAAACTGGAACGCGATTTCCATGGAGAAATTGGCTGAACTCGATGCCGAGTACTTGTTTATCGTAAACAGTAATCCAACTGCTGTGGAACAGCTGCAAAAGGATCCAGTATGGGCGAATATTCCTGCTGTGAAGAATGGAAATGCCTATACATTTGCGAAAGATTCCAGCTGGCTGTACACAGGTGTCATTGCCAACCGCCAAATGATCGAGAATGTACTCGGCAACGTAATGAAATAA
- a CDS encoding MFS transporter, with translation MRALLLVVLFLVAFDMHAQTPLLAPYLNVLGVSAAMIGFVLGGYAISNLTGNLLAGPFLDRYPKKWFIAGGLILAGVMLIGQGIVQNTAGFFTFRLMLGFLMAFVSPACSALLGETGKTALEQGEIMGKKGLVLTSAGIVSPAVGSFLAVQFGYGQSFVILGYMMIIAGVFAWMMLPARVEGSTPSTPRIKGGGKQSLTAILENRMLYPAFLGGFAIIYAQGTIIYEVPLLIQKQGLSPAVTGILFSLKGLGALAILCQFWLHRVPVETRTFAGLGVLSLLLYALAIGLAIPIHVMMFFFGACFGMLFPAFATILTVHSPREQYGSVFSIYSAVLSIGAVLSPVLAGLLGNWHHSYFIAFFVTAGVCLIGGLHRFLLSGVPR, from the coding sequence TTGAGGGCTCTCCTGTTAGTGGTTTTGTTTCTTGTTGCCTTTGACATGCACGCGCAGACGCCTCTTCTTGCGCCGTATTTAAACGTATTGGGTGTATCCGCTGCGATGATCGGCTTCGTGCTCGGCGGTTATGCGATCAGTAATTTGACAGGCAACCTGCTCGCTGGCCCTTTTCTCGATCGCTATCCGAAAAAATGGTTTATCGCAGGTGGATTGATTTTGGCTGGGGTGATGCTGATTGGCCAAGGCATCGTGCAAAATACCGCTGGTTTCTTTACCTTTCGACTGATGCTCGGGTTTTTGATGGCGTTTGTATCTCCTGCTTGTTCTGCCTTGCTCGGAGAAACAGGGAAGACGGCACTTGAGCAGGGCGAAATCATGGGTAAAAAGGGATTGGTCCTTACCTCGGCAGGTATCGTATCCCCGGCAGTCGGTAGCTTTTTGGCAGTGCAGTTCGGCTATGGTCAATCATTCGTGATTCTTGGCTACATGATGATCATTGCTGGCGTTTTCGCTTGGATGATGCTGCCGGCTAGAGTAGAGGGAAGCACGCCGTCCACGCCACGAATCAAAGGTGGAGGCAAGCAGAGCCTTACCGCCATCCTGGAAAATCGAATGCTGTACCCTGCGTTTCTTGGGGGATTTGCGATCATTTACGCTCAAGGAACGATCATCTACGAAGTGCCCTTGCTCATCCAAAAACAAGGGCTGTCCCCGGCCGTTACTGGCATATTGTTCAGCTTGAAAGGGTTGGGGGCACTTGCAATTCTGTGCCAGTTTTGGCTGCATCGCGTCCCCGTTGAGACGAGAACGTTTGCTGGTTTGGGCGTACTTAGTCTTCTTCTGTATGCCCTGGCAATCGGGCTGGCAATTCCGATTCATGTGATGATGTTTTTCTTCGGTGCGTGCTTTGGGATGCTATTTCCGGCTTTTGCGACCATTTTGACGGTACATTCACCCCGAGAGCAATATGGTAGCGTGTTTAGTATTTACTCAGCGGTATTGTCGATCGGAGCGGTATTGAGCCCAGTATTGGCAGGCTTGCTGGGGAATTGGCACCATTCCTACTTCATTGCGTTTTTTGTAACAGCTGGCGTGTGTCTGATCGGGGGACTGCATCGATTCTTGTTAAGCGGGGTTCCGCGTTAA
- a CDS encoding helix-turn-helix domain-containing protein: MEHVYKKIRALRIQQELTLKDLSEKSGFSVSFLSQVERGNSSLAITSLQKIAECLGVSITYFFEVENDVIYHTPIEKRKTLQIEGSPVKYVRIGGNFPDRALEPLLNVLPPGQTKHVAFQHPGEEFYYVVKGCVTIIVDETEYHLKQGDTIHFPSSLLHTWYNPSTVEEAEILSVLTPVIFRA; encoded by the coding sequence TTGGAGCACGTTTACAAAAAAATACGAGCGCTTCGTATACAGCAGGAGCTTACTTTAAAGGACTTAAGTGAGAAATCAGGATTCTCTGTCAGTTTCTTATCACAAGTAGAGCGTGGTAACAGTTCACTCGCGATTACTTCTCTGCAAAAAATTGCGGAATGCCTGGGTGTCTCCATTACGTATTTCTTTGAAGTAGAAAATGATGTCATATACCACACACCCATTGAAAAGCGTAAAACATTGCAGATTGAAGGTTCACCTGTGAAGTACGTTCGAATCGGTGGGAATTTCCCTGACAGGGCGCTTGAGCCCCTCCTCAATGTGTTGCCACCCGGACAGACGAAGCATGTCGCCTTTCAGCATCCCGGTGAAGAGTTTTACTACGTCGTAAAAGGATGTGTCACCATCATCGTCGACGAAACGGAATACCATCTCAAGCAAGGAGACACGATCCACTTCCCTTCCTCTCTCCTTCATACGTGGTACAATCCTTCCACTGTTGAAGAAGCCGAGATTCTGTCCGTTTTGACGCCTGTCATTTTTAGAGCCTAA